Proteins encoded within one genomic window of Episyrphus balteatus chromosome 1, idEpiBalt1.1, whole genome shotgun sequence:
- the LOC129907026 gene encoding uncharacterized protein LOC129907026: protein MQRLWNRGCNWGDPIPTALMKEWEAFYRDLPLIELLRIPRWTHISPTNMAIELHGFCDASMKAYGAAVYERVLDSNGNIHVNLILSKTRVAPSKRTITLPRLERHHTVVLAQLLQYIKEVLAIPNVKMYSWTDSTIALAWIRATPAKWTTFVSNRVSEIQPLVGIDCWGHVGTLHNPADLASRGVLPSELQSLQTWWNGPEFLHRKWDFDSPDQPVETDTEEEKRTVKVLTVHVLESDNILQAIFNSSNLLRATRVIATCVRFIIKCRPKLYGIITGSFYPWELELARLLMVKAAQSEMFETELSYFKANSKMPKSLSSLNAFIDIDGILRVGGRLENSLLSYDAQHPILLRNNHHFTTLVVREAHKNTLHGGIQQMISYIRQRYWIGQIRRSVKYQLFRCTSCFRQKASEMQQLMGNLPAARVRMARPFSHTGVDYAGPIDIRSWKARGAKILKGYFAVFICLATKAIHLEVVSDLTTQAFLAAFRRFTARRGSCQHVYSDCGTNFVGANNELAKMLNEAKHDFKEIATTLANYGTNWHFIPPASPHFGGLWEAGVKSVKYHLKRVVGMERLTFEELATLLAQIEACLNSRPLCPLSDSIDDLNALTPAHFLVGESLHAVPQGETNTYISHLDRWRRVQLMSEMFWQKWNSEYLSRLQQHPKWTKIKELPKIGDLRFMAVSNK, encoded by the coding sequence ATGCAAAGACTATGGAACCGTGGTTGTAATTGGGGTGACCCAATTCCAACGGCTTTAATGAAAGAATGGGAAGCTTTTTATCGAGATCTTCCTCTTATCGAGCTACTCCGAATACCCAGATGGACTCATATAAGTCCGACCAACATGGCGATCGAGCTGCACGGATTTTGTGACGCTTCAATGAAGGCATACGGGGCAGCAGTTTACGAACGCGTTCTTGATAGCAATGGCAACATCCACGTCAAtctcattttgtcaaaaacaaGAGTGGCACCAAGCAAGAGAACAATTACTTTGCCACGGCTTGAACGGCACCACACCGTGGTTTTGGCGCAACTATTGCAGTACATTAAGGAAGTTTTGGCGATTCCAAATGTCAAAATGTACTCTTGGACGGACTCCACAATAGCTCTAGCGTGGATACGAGCAACTCCTGCTAAATGGACCACATTCGTGTCCAATCGAGTATCCGAAATCCAGCCTTTAGTAGGGATCGATTGCTGGGGACATGTTGGTACGCTTCATAACCCAGCCGATCTGGCGTCCAGGGGTGTACTTCCATCAGAACTTCAGTCGCTTCAAACTTGGTGGAATGGTCCAGAATTTCTGCATCGCAAATGGGATTTCGATTCTCCAGATCAGCCCGTTGAAACCGACACTGAAGAAGAAAAACGCACGGTCAAGGTACTAACTGTACATGTTTTGGAAAGCGACAATATCCTTCAGGCtatttttaattcatcaaatcTCCTAAGAGCAACCAGAGTCATCGCTACGTGTGTCCGCTTCATCATTAAGTGTCGTCCTAAACTGTATGGAATCATCACCGGCTCATTTTATCCATGGGAGTTAGAATTAGCTCGTCTTCTCATGGTCAAAGCTGCCCAAAGTGAAATGTTTGAGACAGAGTTAAGCTACTTTAAGGCAAATTCTAAAATGCCTAAAAGTCTGAGTTCATTAAACGCATTTATTGATATAGATGGGATCTTGAGAGTTGGGGGTCGTTTAGAGAACTCCCTTTTATCTTACGATGCTCAACACCCCATACTACTACGAAACAACCACCACTTCACGACTTTGGTTGTCAGAGAAGCTCATAAAAATACGCTTCATGGCGGTATCCAACAAATGATAAGCTATATCAGACAACGATATTGGATTGGGCAAATTAGAAGAAGCGTCAAGTATCAATTATTCAGGTGTACTTCTTGTTTCCGGCAAAAGGCATCTGAAATGCAGCAATTAATGGGTAATTTACCAGCTGCTAGGGTGCGTATGGCTAGGCCTTTCAGCCATACCGGGGTCGACTATGCAGGTCCCATTGACATTAGATCATGGAAGGCACGTGGTGCGAAAATCCTAAAAGGATATTTCGCggtatttatttgtttggcaACAAAGGCCATTCATTTGGAAGTTGTATCCGATTTGACAACCCAAGCATTTTTGGCCGCATTCCGCAGATTCACTGCAAGAAGAGGAAGCTGCCAGCATGTCTACAGTGACTGTGGAACGAATTTCGTTGGAGCTAACAACGAACTAGCGAAGATGTTAAATGAAGCAAAACACGACTTTAAAGAAATCGCGACAACCCTAGCTAACTATGGTACAAATTGGCACTTTATTCCCCCGGCTTCTCCCCACTTTGGTGGATTATGGGAAGCGGGTGTGAAATCCGTCAAGTACCACTTGAAACGCGTTGTAGGAATGGAGAGGCTAACCTTTGAGGAGCTCGCTACGCTTCTAGCGCAAATAGAAGCGTGTTTGAATTCGAGACCCCTATGCCCACTATCCGACAGCATAGACGATTTGAATGCGCTCACACCTGCGCACTTTCTAGTCGGCGAATCGCTACATGCCGTGCCTCAAGGCGAAACCAACACTTACATCTCACATTTGGACCGTTGGAGACGCGTTCAATTAATGTCCGAAATGTTTTGGCAAAAATGGAATTCAGAATACCTGTCCCGACTTCAGCAACATCCGAAATGGACCAAAATAAAAGAATTGCCGAAGATTGGCGATTTACGCTTCATGGCGGTATCCAACAAATGA